Proteins from a genomic interval of Sphingomonas sp. Y38-1Y:
- a CDS encoding Gfo/Idh/MocA family oxidoreductase, translating to MDRRTILKGAGAAAGLAMTAKSYARIQGANDRLRVAVVGINGRGQAHLSAFTKVPGCEITHIVDVDSDVLTKRADAFAGKGFARPKLERDYRQLLARKEADIVTVATPDFSHAKIGIDAMRAGAHVYLEKPIGIAPAEGEALIAAQKRTGRVLQVGNQQRSSIETRQLLDLVRGGTLGDVYEAQTWYANNRKSIGKGKVTAPPANLDWELWQGPRPRGPYRDNLVHYNWHWFWKYGTGEICNNAMHELDIARWLMGVTYPTQVSAKGARNFWKGDDWEMYDSLALDLDYDGGRTIRWNGQSCNGIQTYGRGRGVLLLGTKGSAIVDRNGFELYGLDGKKIREAKAPATSETTGTVGEGALDVYHAQNFVDVIRGKSRALNSPIAEGHISTTLCHLGNMAYRTDADLTVDPRTGRPSSAAAMKLWAVDYAPGWGLNA from the coding sequence ATGGACCGCAGAACGATCCTGAAGGGTGCTGGCGCCGCCGCCGGCCTGGCGATGACGGCCAAAAGCTATGCGCGCATCCAGGGTGCGAACGATCGCCTGCGCGTCGCGGTGGTCGGGATCAATGGCCGGGGACAGGCGCATCTGAGCGCCTTTACCAAGGTGCCGGGATGCGAGATCACGCACATCGTCGACGTCGACTCCGACGTGCTGACCAAGCGCGCCGACGCGTTCGCGGGCAAGGGCTTTGCCCGGCCCAAGCTGGAGCGCGACTATCGCCAGCTCCTCGCGCGCAAGGAGGCGGACATCGTCACGGTGGCGACGCCCGATTTCTCGCACGCGAAGATCGGCATCGATGCGATGCGGGCGGGCGCACACGTCTACCTCGAGAAGCCGATCGGCATCGCACCGGCCGAGGGCGAGGCGCTGATCGCCGCGCAGAAGCGCACCGGCCGCGTGCTTCAGGTCGGCAACCAGCAACGATCGAGCATCGAGACGCGCCAGCTTCTCGACCTCGTCCGCGGCGGGACGCTGGGCGACGTCTATGAGGCGCAGACCTGGTACGCCAACAACCGCAAGTCGATCGGCAAGGGCAAGGTGACTGCCCCGCCCGCCAATCTCGACTGGGAGCTGTGGCAGGGACCGCGACCGCGCGGGCCGTATCGCGACAACCTCGTCCACTATAACTGGCACTGGTTCTGGAAGTACGGAACGGGCGAGATCTGCAACAACGCGATGCACGAGCTCGACATCGCGCGCTGGCTGATGGGCGTCACCTATCCGACGCAGGTGTCCGCCAAGGGCGCGCGCAATTTCTGGAAGGGCGACGATTGGGAAATGTACGACTCCCTCGCGCTCGACCTCGATTATGACGGCGGGCGGACGATCCGCTGGAACGGGCAGAGCTGCAACGGCATCCAGACCTATGGCCGCGGGCGCGGGGTGCTGCTGCTCGGGACCAAGGGGTCGGCGATCGTCGACCGCAACGGGTTCGAGCTCTATGGCCTGGACGGCAAGAAGATCCGCGAGGCGAAGGCGCCGGCCACGTCAGAGACGACCGGGACGGTCGGCGAAGGCGCGCTCGACGTCTATCACGCGCAGAACTTCGTCGACGTGATCCGCGGCAAGAGCCGGGCGCTGAACTCACCGATTGCGGAGGGGCATATCAGCACGACGCTCTGCCACCTGGGCAACATGGCCTATCGCACCGATGCCGACCTGACCGTCGATCCGCGAACCGGCCGGCCGTCGAGCGCGGCGGCGATGAAGCTGTGGGCGGTCGACTATGCGCCGGGCTGGGGCCTGAACGCCTGA
- a CDS encoding FAD:protein FMN transferase, whose translation MSIETRIERFAAMGTRVELHVFGPGDTDCLWAARRAIEAVDDALTIHRPSRTTALNEALAAGGGAAVDDPLLLDALAIADAAVAATGGLFDPTAGDGLPGCWDHLSIDRAAARVAASAPVAFDFGGFGKGYALDRAVDILRAAGVVSALLSAGESSIAVIGQHPLGGGWPLAVPDPVLPGATLAAIEVEDAALSISSTVGPGMLAPRRAATVRPSDGRAVAHPRTAIAVEASGALAEAISTALIVADRAEAAALIAARPGGRHLFNHAAAMPAVREEADV comes from the coding sequence GTGAGCATCGAGACGCGGATCGAGCGGTTCGCCGCGATGGGCACCCGCGTCGAGCTGCACGTCTTCGGGCCGGGCGACACCGACTGCCTGTGGGCCGCGCGGCGCGCGATCGAGGCGGTGGACGACGCGTTGACGATCCACCGCCCCTCCCGCACCACCGCGCTCAACGAAGCGCTGGCGGCGGGGGGCGGCGCGGCGGTCGACGATCCGCTGCTGCTCGACGCGCTGGCGATTGCCGACGCGGCGGTGGCCGCAACGGGCGGGCTGTTCGATCCGACGGCCGGCGATGGCTTGCCCGGGTGCTGGGATCATCTGTCGATCGATCGCGCGGCGGCACGAGTTGCCGCGAGCGCGCCGGTCGCCTTCGACTTTGGCGGGTTCGGCAAGGGCTATGCGCTGGATCGCGCGGTCGATATCCTTCGCGCAGCCGGTGTCGTCAGCGCGTTGCTTTCGGCGGGAGAAAGCTCGATCGCGGTGATCGGGCAGCATCCGCTCGGCGGCGGCTGGCCGCTGGCGGTCCCCGACCCGGTGCTGCCCGGCGCGACCTTGGCCGCGATCGAGGTCGAGGATGCGGCGCTGTCGATCTCCTCGACCGTCGGGCCGGGGATGCTGGCGCCGCGGCGCGCCGCGACCGTCCGCCCGAGCGACGGCCGCGCGGTTGCCCACCCGCGCACCGCGATCGCGGTCGAGGCGAGCGGCGCGCTGGCCGAGGCGATCAGCACCGCGCTGATCGTCGCCGATCGGGCCGAGGCGGCGGCGCTGATCGCGGCGCGGCCCGGCGGCCGCCACCTGTTCAATCATGCCGCGGCGATGCCGGCGGTGCGTGAGGAAGCCGATGTATGA
- a CDS encoding Gfo/Idh/MocA family oxidoreductase, translating into MNERDFDLTRRGFLDRVLAASTGIGMATVAPWASAAAAGVQRGDRVRLGVVGTGDRGRALIQNIQKTKNCTVAAICDSYAPHLARGRALVPAGTRSFTDYRAMLDAKGIDAVVIATPLDLHAQQTFMALDAGLHVWCEKAMARTIADCGAMITRARGARKVLQIGHQRMFHPTYLAARKRAAAGEIGTITQVRASWHRNKSWRRPVAADATDRQINWRLYRDRSAGLMTELATHQLQVANWFMDALPTRVMGSGSICFWKDGREVYDHVALVFDYPGGRKTIYTSLLNNARYGCEEQIQGSKGTIEPELGRIYSEDPGAVPALAQMQCDVAAGTKRAVPIGGATWFPELPVRTPGTPLGWGEYDETMLQFEGFAEAVRKGRELPGLLKEAYYASVASLLGEQAMDAGRALDWPKDLVAV; encoded by the coding sequence ATGAACGAGCGTGACTTCGACCTGACCCGCCGCGGCTTTCTCGACCGCGTGCTCGCCGCATCGACCGGGATCGGCATGGCGACGGTGGCGCCCTGGGCGAGCGCGGCGGCAGCGGGCGTGCAGCGCGGCGACCGGGTGCGGCTGGGCGTCGTCGGCACGGGCGACCGCGGGCGGGCGCTGATCCAGAACATCCAGAAGACGAAGAACTGCACCGTCGCCGCGATCTGCGACAGCTATGCCCCGCATCTGGCACGCGGCCGCGCGCTGGTGCCGGCGGGCACGCGCAGCTTCACCGACTATCGCGCGATGCTGGATGCCAAGGGGATCGACGCCGTCGTGATCGCAACCCCGCTCGACCTTCACGCGCAACAGACCTTCATGGCGCTCGACGCCGGGCTGCACGTCTGGTGCGAAAAGGCGATGGCGCGGACGATCGCCGATTGCGGCGCGATGATTACGCGGGCGCGAGGCGCGCGAAAGGTGCTCCAGATCGGGCATCAGCGGATGTTCCACCCGACCTATCTCGCCGCGCGCAAGCGGGCGGCGGCGGGCGAGATCGGCACGATCACGCAGGTGCGCGCGAGCTGGCACCGCAACAAGAGCTGGCGCCGCCCCGTCGCCGCCGACGCGACCGACCGCCAGATCAATTGGCGCCTCTATCGCGACCGATCGGCCGGGCTGATGACCGAGCTTGCCACGCATCAGCTTCAGGTCGCCAACTGGTTCATGGACGCGCTGCCGACGCGGGTGATGGGCTCGGGCAGCATCTGCTTCTGGAAGGACGGGCGCGAGGTCTATGACCATGTCGCTTTGGTGTTCGACTATCCGGGTGGGCGAAAGACGATCTACACGTCGCTCCTCAACAACGCGCGCTATGGCTGCGAGGAGCAGATCCAGGGGAGCAAGGGGACGATCGAGCCCGAGCTCGGCCGCATCTATTCCGAGGATCCCGGCGCGGTACCGGCGCTCGCGCAGATGCAGTGCGACGTGGCCGCGGGTACCAAGCGCGCGGTGCCGATCGGCGGCGCGACCTGGTTCCCGGAGCTTCCCGTCCGCACGCCCGGCACCCCGCTCGGCTGGGGCGAATATGACGAGACGATGCTCCAGTTCGAGGGGTTCGCGGAGGCGGTGCGCAAGGGGCGCGAGCTGCCGGGGCTGCTCAAGGAAGCCTATTACGCCAGCGTCGCGTCGCTGCTGGGCGAGCAGGCGATGGATGCCGGCCGCGCGCTCGACTGGCCGAAGGATCTGGTCGCGGTTTGA
- a CDS encoding MFS transporter gives MTPSGPIRPASNIRWIICALLFFATTINYIDRQIIGILKPTLQDELGWSEIDYGNIVFWFQAAYGIGLLACGPVIDRIGSKLGYAGAIAIWSVAAMVHALARTPGGFAAARFALGLGEAANFPAAIKSVAEWFPKKERALAAGILNAGANVGAIATPIIVPILAIQLGWEAAFIITGLLGFVWLAIWLAFYRKPAEHPRVSPSELAYINSDVAPAEDEPRIPWTALFRRRGTWAFMAGKFLTDPVWYLFLFWLPDFFAKRHGLDLKTFGPPLIAVYLLADVGSIGGGWLSSALIKRGMSVNAGRKLALLVCAVCVLPIFFASSVSGLWTAVAIIGLAAAAHQGWSSNLYTMVSDTFPRSSVASVMGIGGAAGAVGGMLMSTYVGQVLESVGSYAPVFVWAGSAYLIALAIIHLLVPRLEVKPA, from the coding sequence GTGACCCCATCCGGCCCCATCCGGCCCGCCAGCAACATTCGCTGGATCATCTGCGCGCTGCTCTTCTTCGCGACGACGATCAACTACATCGATCGCCAGATCATCGGCATCCTCAAGCCCACGCTCCAGGACGAACTCGGCTGGAGCGAGATCGATTACGGCAACATCGTCTTCTGGTTCCAGGCCGCCTACGGCATCGGCCTGCTCGCCTGCGGGCCGGTGATCGACCGCATCGGCTCGAAGCTCGGTTATGCCGGCGCGATCGCGATCTGGAGCGTCGCGGCGATGGTCCACGCGCTCGCCCGCACCCCCGGCGGGTTTGCGGCGGCACGCTTCGCGCTCGGCCTTGGCGAGGCGGCGAACTTCCCCGCCGCGATCAAGTCGGTGGCGGAGTGGTTCCCCAAGAAGGAGCGCGCGCTCGCGGCCGGCATCCTCAACGCCGGCGCCAATGTCGGCGCGATCGCGACGCCGATCATCGTGCCGATCCTGGCGATCCAGCTGGGGTGGGAGGCGGCGTTCATCATCACCGGCCTGCTCGGCTTCGTGTGGCTCGCCATCTGGCTCGCGTTCTATCGCAAGCCTGCCGAGCATCCGCGCGTCTCGCCGTCCGAGCTCGCCTATATCAACTCGGACGTCGCCCCCGCCGAGGACGAGCCGCGCATCCCCTGGACCGCGCTGTTCCGCCGCCGCGGCACCTGGGCGTTCATGGCCGGCAAGTTCCTGACCGATCCGGTCTGGTACCTCTTCCTCTTCTGGCTCCCCGACTTCTTCGCCAAGCGCCACGGCCTCGACCTCAAGACCTTCGGCCCGCCGCTGATCGCCGTCTATCTGCTGGCGGACGTCGGCAGCATCGGCGGCGGCTGGCTCTCCTCGGCGCTCATCAAGCGCGGCATGAGCGTCAATGCCGGGCGCAAGCTGGCGCTGCTCGTCTGCGCGGTTTGCGTACTGCCGATCTTCTTTGCGAGCAGCGTGTCGGGCCTCTGGACCGCGGTGGCGATCATCGGCCTGGCCGCGGCGGCGCATCAGGGCTGGTCGTCGAACCTCTACACGATGGTCAGCGACACTTTCCCCCGTTCGTCGGTCGCCTCGGTCATGGGGATCGGCGGCGCGGCGGGCGCGGTCGGCGGGATGCTGATGTCGACCTATGTCGGCCAGGTGCTCGAGAGCGTCGGCAGCTATGCGCCGGTGTTCGTCTGGGCGGGCAGCGCGTATCTGATCGCGCTGGCGATCATCCACCTGCTCGTGCCCCGGCTGGAGGTGAAGCCGGCGTGA
- the uxuA gene encoding mannonate dehydratase produces the protein MTQAMRWFGASDPVSLREIRQSGATDVVSALHDLPNGAVWPAETIAAYRDTVEAAGLRWRVVESVPVHDDIKTGNGDAARYIEAYCQTLTNLAASGIDVVTYNFMPVLDWTRTDLAWELPDGARALRFEHEVAALYDCFILARPGAEADYAPDMLDRAARRHASMDADACQALEATIIAGLPGSEEGFTRDAFRAALAGYAELGPDALRANLVAFLDAVCPHAEALGIRMVVHPDDPPFPLFGLPRVVSTEADVAHLFDAVPSAANGLCFCSGSFGARADNDLPGMVERLGSRIGFLHLRSVQREGGGAFHEAPHLEGNAEMARIVAAVHDLQQREGRSIPMRPDHGHQMLDDLNKRTLPGYSLLGRMRGLAELRGLERGIAHARAN, from the coding sequence ATGACGCAGGCGATGCGATGGTTCGGGGCATCCGACCCGGTATCGCTTCGGGAAATCAGGCAGTCGGGAGCGACCGACGTGGTCAGCGCGCTGCACGATCTGCCCAACGGCGCGGTGTGGCCGGCCGAGACGATCGCCGCCTATCGCGACACGGTCGAAGCCGCGGGCCTGCGTTGGCGCGTGGTCGAAAGCGTGCCCGTCCATGATGACATCAAGACCGGCAATGGCGACGCGGCCCGCTATATCGAGGCATATTGCCAGACGCTGACCAATCTCGCCGCGTCCGGCATCGACGTCGTCACCTATAATTTCATGCCGGTGCTCGACTGGACGCGGACCGACCTCGCCTGGGAACTGCCGGACGGCGCCCGCGCGCTGCGGTTCGAGCATGAGGTGGCGGCGCTCTACGACTGCTTCATCCTCGCGCGGCCGGGGGCGGAGGCGGATTATGCGCCCGACATGCTCGATCGCGCCGCACGGCGGCACGCATCGATGGACGCCGACGCCTGCCAGGCGCTGGAGGCGACGATCATCGCCGGCCTGCCGGGCAGCGAGGAGGGGTTCACCCGCGACGCCTTCCGGGCAGCGCTTGCCGGCTATGCCGAGCTCGGTCCCGATGCGCTTCGCGCCAACCTCGTGGCCTTTCTCGACGCGGTGTGCCCCCATGCCGAGGCGCTGGGCATCCGCATGGTCGTCCACCCCGACGACCCGCCCTTTCCGCTGTTCGGCCTGCCGCGCGTCGTCAGCACCGAGGCCGATGTCGCCCACCTGTTCGACGCGGTGCCGAGCGCGGCCAACGGCCTCTGCTTCTGCTCGGGATCGTTCGGCGCGCGCGCCGACAACGACCTGCCCGGCATGGTCGAGCGGCTGGGCAGCCGGATCGGCTTCCTGCACCTGCGCTCCGTGCAGCGCGAGGGCGGCGGCGCGTTTCACGAGGCGCCGCACCTGGAGGGCAATGCCGAGATGGCGCGCATCGTCGCGGCCGTCCACGACCTGCAACAGCGCGAGGGCCGCTCGATCCCGATGCGGCCCGACCATGGGCACCAGATGCTCGACGACCTCAACAAGCGGACGTTGCCGGGCTATTCGCTGCTCGGGCGGATGCGGGGCCTGGCCGAACTGCGCGGCCTGGAGCGCGGGATCGCCCACGCCCGCGCGAACTGA
- a CDS encoding Gfo/Idh/MocA family oxidoreductase, with product MQEVDRRALLAGLGIGGAALAASGAIAQSTAQGNAAPDRGPPRQPDPSARHRIRFAVIGLDHPHIYAMTDALIRGGGTLAMVHAPDPKQRAAFLGRYGDVRLARSEAEVLEARDIQLVASASIPDLRAPLGIRVMRAGKDFLSDKPGITSLAQLAEVRRTIASTKRKFAILYSERYEVRAAVRAGELVKAGAIGKVVQTVNLAPHRMSPASRPDWFWDTARYGGILTDIGSHQADQFLFYTGSTRAEVVASQAGNVGTPQHPRFQDFGDMTLTGNGGTGYVRVDWFTPDGLSTWGDGRLFILGTGGFIELRKYVDVAGRPGGDHLFITDAKGSRHEDCSRVPLPFGPQFVSDVVERTEVAQDQRQALLAAELVLKAQARAKPPVLPTA from the coding sequence ATGCAGGAAGTCGATCGACGTGCCTTGCTGGCGGGTTTGGGCATCGGCGGTGCGGCGCTGGCGGCAAGCGGCGCGATTGCGCAGTCGACCGCGCAGGGCAATGCCGCCCCCGATCGCGGGCCGCCGCGCCAGCCCGACCCGTCGGCCAGGCACCGCATCCGCTTCGCCGTCATCGGCCTGGATCATCCGCACATCTATGCGATGACCGACGCGCTGATCCGTGGCGGCGGCACGCTGGCGATGGTTCACGCACCCGATCCCAAGCAGCGCGCCGCGTTCCTCGGTCGCTATGGCGACGTGCGGCTGGCACGCAGCGAGGCCGAGGTGCTGGAGGCGCGCGACATCCAGCTCGTCGCCAGCGCGTCGATCCCCGACCTGCGTGCGCCGCTGGGCATCCGCGTGATGCGCGCGGGCAAGGACTTTCTGTCGGACAAGCCGGGGATCACCAGCCTCGCGCAGCTCGCCGAGGTTCGCCGCACCATTGCCTCGACGAAGCGCAAGTTCGCGATCCTCTATTCCGAACGCTACGAAGTTCGCGCCGCGGTGCGCGCGGGCGAACTGGTCAAGGCCGGCGCGATCGGCAAGGTGGTCCAGACCGTCAACCTCGCGCCCCACCGGATGAGCCCGGCCAGCCGCCCTGACTGGTTCTGGGACACCGCGCGCTATGGCGGCATCCTGACCGATATCGGCAGCCACCAGGCCGACCAGTTCCTGTTCTATACGGGATCGACCCGCGCCGAGGTGGTCGCGTCGCAGGCGGGCAATGTCGGCACGCCCCAGCATCCGCGCTTCCAGGATTTCGGCGACATGACGCTGACCGGCAATGGCGGCACGGGTTATGTCCGCGTCGACTGGTTCACCCCCGACGGGCTGTCGACCTGGGGCGACGGGCGGCTGTTCATCCTGGGCACCGGCGGCTTCATCGAGCTGCGCAAATATGTCGACGTCGCCGGGCGACCGGGCGGCGACCACCTGTTCATCACGGACGCCAAGGGTTCGCGCCACGAGGATTGCAGCCGCGTTCCCCTTCCCTTCGGCCCGCAGTTCGTCAGCGACGTGGTGGAGCGAACCGAAGTGGCACAGGATCAGCGCCAGGCGCTGCTCGCGGCCGAACTGGTGCTGAAGGCACAGGCACGCGCCAAGCCGCCGGTCCTGCCGACCGCCTGA
- a CDS encoding NIPSNAP family protein produces MTIDRRSLIAGAALGGAALASANAQPRQDATMNPEIYELRTYRLVHGPMRARLDAYLRDAFIPAAHRAGCGPIGVFTVAIGLESPSVYVLVPHPSLDSFASLSARLAADAAHTQASQPFLNAAPSDPPYASLDVKLMKAFPHMPRVEVPSSATAAQGRIFELRTYYSHSDKAGATKIDMFDTGGEIEIFRRTGLQPVFFAQDLTGSRLPSLTYMLTFPDLATRERNWRTFGSDPAWKKLIATPGLTDPEITTGIDNQILSPAPYSQI; encoded by the coding sequence ATGACCATCGACCGGCGTTCGCTCATTGCAGGTGCCGCCCTGGGCGGCGCAGCGCTTGCGAGCGCCAATGCTCAGCCACGGCAGGACGCGACGATGAACCCCGAGATCTACGAGCTTCGCACCTATCGCCTCGTCCATGGCCCGATGAGGGCGCGCCTGGATGCGTATCTTCGCGATGCCTTCATCCCGGCCGCGCACCGGGCGGGCTGCGGGCCGATCGGCGTCTTCACCGTCGCCATCGGGCTCGAAAGCCCGAGCGTGTACGTGCTCGTGCCGCATCCCAGCCTCGACAGCTTCGCTTCGCTCTCCGCCAGGCTCGCGGCCGATGCCGCCCATACACAGGCCAGCCAGCCGTTCCTGAACGCGGCGCCGAGCGATCCGCCCTACGCCTCGCTCGACGTCAAGCTGATGAAGGCATTTCCCCACATGCCGCGGGTCGAGGTGCCGAGTTCGGCAACCGCCGCCCAGGGCCGCATCTTCGAGCTTCGGACCTATTACAGCCACAGCGACAAGGCCGGGGCGACGAAGATCGACATGTTCGATACGGGCGGCGAGATCGAGATCTTCCGCCGTACCGGGCTGCAACCCGTCTTCTTCGCGCAGGACCTGACCGGATCGCGGCTGCCCAGCCTGACCTACATGCTGACCTTCCCCGACCTGGCGACGCGCGAGCGCAATTGGCGCACGTTCGGCAGCGACCCGGCGTGGAAGAAGCTGATCGCGACCCCGGGGCTGACGGACCCGGAGATCACCACCGGGATCGACAACCAGATCCTGAGCCCGGCGCCCTATTCGCAGATCTGA
- a CDS encoding TspO/MBR family protein → MILFAVNALCHAAWSPLFFRMRRPDWALVEVVFLWASLVALVVGLWPISTFAALLILPYLAWVSVAAFLNRAIVRLNGPFAGF, encoded by the coding sequence GTGATCCTGTTCGCGGTTAACGCGCTCTGCCATGCCGCGTGGAGCCCGCTGTTCTTCCGGATGCGCCGCCCCGACTGGGCGCTGGTCGAGGTCGTGTTCCTCTGGGCTTCGCTCGTCGCGCTGGTGGTGGGGCTGTGGCCGATCTCCACCTTCGCCGCGTTGCTGATCCTGCCTTACCTGGCCTGGGTCAGCGTCGCCGCGTTCCTCAACCGCGCGATCGTGCGCCTGAACGGACCGTTCGCCGGCTTCTGA
- a CDS encoding endo-1,4-beta-xylanase, whose translation MDHQDMRTSRRGALMLGGAAMLAATPALARPPASGLDAIARTRGLRFGSAVASGAPGADRGSWANPRYAALLQRDCGLLVAENEMKWQALRPAPDRFDFARADAMMAYAKAKGMTMRGHNLLWHQPKWFPKWLNDHDFGARPAAEAERILTTHIRTVMRRYGAAIPSWDVVNEAVKPEDSTLYDTSLSRALGGAEATLDLAFRTARAEGPKTELVYNDYMSWEPGNERHRAGVLKLLEGFRKRNVPVDALGVQSHLITQSPDIKGTVSRQQAEWRRFLDEVTGMGYRLLITELDVRDNGLPAADGPRDRAVADYTRAYLDVTLSYRQLRDVLAWGMCDRYSWIEGFEPRPDKALRRPTLYDREFRAKPMHAAVAAALAAAPKR comes from the coding sequence GTGGACCATCAGGATATGCGGACGAGTCGGCGCGGGGCGCTGATGCTGGGCGGCGCGGCAATGCTGGCGGCGACACCGGCGCTGGCGAGACCGCCCGCCTCCGGTCTCGATGCGATCGCACGGACGCGCGGACTGCGGTTCGGTTCGGCGGTCGCGTCCGGGGCGCCGGGTGCCGATCGCGGATCCTGGGCCAATCCGCGCTATGCCGCTTTGCTCCAGCGCGACTGCGGACTGCTCGTCGCCGAGAACGAGATGAAGTGGCAGGCACTGCGCCCCGCCCCCGACCGCTTCGACTTCGCGCGCGCCGACGCGATGATGGCCTATGCCAAGGCAAAGGGCATGACGATGCGCGGGCACAATCTGCTCTGGCATCAGCCCAAATGGTTTCCCAAGTGGCTAAACGACCATGATTTCGGCGCGCGTCCGGCCGCCGAGGCCGAGCGCATCCTGACCACGCACATCCGCACCGTCATGCGGCGCTATGGTGCGGCGATCCCCAGCTGGGACGTCGTCAACGAGGCGGTGAAGCCGGAGGACTCGACGCTCTACGATACCTCGCTGTCGCGAGCGCTCGGCGGCGCGGAGGCGACGCTCGACCTCGCCTTCCGCACCGCGCGGGCGGAGGGTCCGAAGACCGAGCTCGTCTACAACGACTATATGAGCTGGGAGCCGGGCAACGAGCGGCACCGCGCGGGCGTGCTCAAGCTGCTGGAGGGGTTCCGCAAGCGCAATGTTCCGGTCGACGCGTTGGGCGTCCAGTCGCACCTCATCACCCAATCGCCCGACATCAAGGGAACGGTGAGCCGCCAGCAGGCGGAGTGGCGCCGCTTCCTCGATGAAGTCACCGGCATGGGTTACCGCCTGCTCATCACCGAGCTCGACGTGCGCGACAATGGCCTGCCCGCCGCGGACGGGCCGCGCGATCGTGCGGTCGCCGATTATACGCGCGCCTATCTCGACGTGACGCTCAGCTACCGCCAGCTTCGCGACGTGCTCGCCTGGGGGATGTGCGACCGGTACAGCTGGATCGAGGGGTTCGAGCCGCGGCCGGACAAGGCGCTGCGCCGCCCCACGCTCTACGACCGCGAATTCAGGGCCAAGCCGATGCATGCCGCGGTCGCCGCGGCGCTGGCCGCGGCACCCAAACGATAA